The Nitrosopumilus cobalaminigenes genome contains a region encoding:
- a CDS encoding uL15 family ribosomal protein → MASRLRKTRRLRGGRHMGWGQVGQHRASGHKGGLGVTGMKKHHRSTMMKEDPDHYNHTLPKTPHPNIIKKWTSLRDLDDLFMMFGKEEGGKKIIDLVSAGYDKLLGGGKITNAYSVKVEQFTASAEEKLKAVGGEVLTENG, encoded by the coding sequence ATGGCATCTAGATTACGAAAAACAAGACGACTTAGAGGCGGACGACACATGGGATGGGGACAAGTAGGTCAACACCGTGCAAGTGGTCACAAAGGTGGTCTTGGAGTTACTGGTATGAAAAAACATCATAGAAGTACCATGATGAAAGAAGACCCAGACCATTATAACCACACTTTACCTAAAACACCTCACCCAAATATAATCAAAAAATGGACTAGCCTTAGAGATTTAGATGACTTGTTCATGATGTTCGGTAAAGAAGAAGGAGGCAAAAAAATCATAGACCTTGTAAGTGCAGGATATGATAAACTCCTTGGTGGCGGAAAAATCACAAATGCATATTCCGTCAAAGTTGAACAATTTACGGCATCTGCTGAAGAGAAATTAAAAGCAGTTGGGGGAGAAGTGTTAACTGAAAATGGCTGA
- the secY gene encoding preprotein translocase subunit SecY produces the protein MAEGTLTTTIRKMVFKAEPYLPQVPKPKKKIPLPTRLLWCGIALLIYMIMGQTPLFGATAPQFDFLAFARVIFASQQGTLVELGIGPIVTAGLLMQLLRGSDILKFDFKKPEERGIFQTATKMVTYVVIVAESIVYAAAVYGPGVTDAYVLYVIIGQLMAASIIIMFLDELIQKGWGLGSGISLFIMAGVAQQILWSMFSPLPAGDGGMIGIIPYIVQSLTGSGDITNILFRSNQLPSIFGLFLTAGILLILVFTQGMKIEIPIVSTKYRGFSAVYPIKLMYVSNIPVILASALTANAVFIFQMLWANMNPRNNNFFMNFIAQFDPTSPNTPIGGIIYYITPPRGLDVAALDPMRAVGYVLFMIGIVVVFGRLWVELGGLSPKSAAQNLLDADVQIPGFRRSNKPVEALLNKYIPSVTIIGSMILGLLAGVSDVLGVFGSGIGILLMVDILINYYTQLVREQVEVVMPRLGALLGRK, from the coding sequence ATGGCTGAGGGTACACTAACTACAACCATCAGAAAGATGGTTTTCAAAGCAGAACCATACTTACCCCAAGTTCCTAAACCTAAAAAGAAAATCCCACTTCCAACTAGACTACTTTGGTGTGGAATTGCATTACTAATTTACATGATAATGGGACAAACCCCGTTATTTGGCGCAACAGCACCTCAATTTGATTTCCTAGCCTTTGCTAGAGTTATTTTTGCATCACAACAAGGTACCCTTGTTGAATTAGGGATTGGGCCGATAGTTACAGCTGGTCTCTTGATGCAATTGTTGAGAGGTTCAGACATTCTAAAATTCGATTTCAAAAAACCTGAAGAAAGAGGTATCTTCCAGACTGCTACTAAGATGGTAACATATGTTGTAATTGTTGCAGAATCTATTGTATATGCAGCCGCAGTGTATGGCCCTGGAGTTACTGACGCGTATGTCCTGTATGTGATTATAGGACAGCTGATGGCGGCGTCGATTATTATCATGTTCTTAGACGAATTAATTCAAAAAGGTTGGGGACTTGGCAGTGGAATCAGTCTGTTCATTATGGCAGGTGTAGCTCAACAAATTCTTTGGAGTATGTTCAGTCCGTTACCTGCCGGTGATGGAGGAATGATTGGTATTATTCCATACATTGTACAATCTCTTACTGGTAGTGGAGATATTACGAATATCTTATTCCGCTCTAATCAACTTCCGAGCATCTTTGGATTGTTCCTTACAGCTGGTATTTTGTTAATTCTCGTATTTACACAAGGAATGAAAATTGAAATCCCAATTGTTTCAACAAAATACAGGGGCTTCTCTGCTGTTTATCCAATCAAATTGATGTATGTCTCAAACATTCCAGTCATTTTAGCTTCTGCACTTACTGCAAACGCTGTTTTCATATTCCAAATGCTGTGGGCAAACATGAACCCACGTAACAATAATTTCTTCATGAACTTTATAGCTCAATTTGATCCTACTAGTCCTAACACTCCAATTGGAGGTATCATTTACTATATCACTCCACCAAGAGGTTTGGATGTTGCAGCATTAGATCCAATGCGTGCTGTAGGATATGTTTTGTTTATGATTGGAATTGTAGTTGTATTTGGTAGATTATGGGTAGAGCTTGGTGGTCTTTCACCAAAGAGTGCTGCTCAGAACTTACTTGATGCAGATGTACAAATCCCTGGATTTAGAAGATCAAACAAACCAGTTGAAGCTTTACTAAACAAGTACATTCCATCTGTCACCATTATCGGTTCAATGATTTTGGGTCTATTGGCAGGTGTATCTGATGTACTTGGAGTCTTTGGTTCTGGAATCGGAATTTTGCTTATGGTAGATATTCTCATCAACTATTACACACAATTAGTTAGAGAACAAGTTGAAGTTGTAATGCCGCGTTTGGGTGCTCTACTTGGTAGAAAATAA
- a CDS encoding adenylate kinase gives MLYLVENKKVVMVGIPGVGKTTLLSKMAEIIKDHKKSVSVLSFGSLMFEVAKENGLKDRDELRKLPVSEQQKLQKLAAEKIAQHDEDVVIIDTHAFISSSEGYYPGLPEHVLKIIQPTNFVSVSAKPEEIYNRRMSDDTRNRDKITLANIKKELDAQSGMISACSVISGSPVKHILNREGKVDEAADKIINAIGL, from the coding sequence GTGCTCTACTTGGTAGAAAATAAAAAAGTCGTAATGGTAGGAATACCTGGAGTTGGGAAAACTACCTTGCTATCTAAAATGGCAGAAATTATCAAAGACCATAAAAAAAGTGTCAGCGTTCTAAGTTTTGGATCTTTGATGTTTGAAGTTGCAAAGGAAAATGGTTTGAAAGACAGAGACGAATTAAGAAAATTGCCTGTTTCTGAACAGCAAAAATTACAAAAACTTGCTGCAGAGAAAATTGCCCAACATGACGAAGATGTCGTAATCATTGATACTCATGCCTTTATCAGTTCATCAGAAGGATACTATCCTGGTTTACCTGAACATGTTCTCAAAATTATTCAACCTACAAACTTTGTTTCAGTTTCAGCAAAGCCTGAAGAAATCTATAACAGAAGAATGAGCGATGATACTCGAAATAGAGACAAAATCACCCTTGCTAATATTAAAAAAGAATTAGATGCTCAATCTGGCATGATATCTGCTTGCAGTGTAATTTCAGGCTCTCCTGTGAAGCATATTCTAAATCGTGAGGGAAAGGTTGATGAAGCAGCTGATAAAATCATTAATGCAATAGGACTGTAA
- a CDS encoding EMC3/TMCO1 family protein translates to MDVNFILLFIESIPLQFDIFGGERAALGSDDPIIKGLVLSMFAVTGFGILLNIFNSGVRKKMVDQVKLKRIMKETRGWQKERMAAMRAKDQAKIAELGKKSSYMNKMSMEMMQMNMRPMMITFVPLILIFYLVLPALFTYTVAISPIPLNVIPGDMFQLTCTAEQAADPDHVCEVENALYLWAWYFLSSIAFSGIIMRLTKTSMDLS, encoded by the coding sequence ATGGACGTTAACTTTATTCTACTTTTCATCGAATCTATACCTCTACAATTTGATATCTTTGGAGGAGAAAGAGCAGCATTAGGAAGTGATGATCCAATTATCAAAGGATTAGTTCTCTCAATGTTTGCAGTAACTGGATTCGGAATTTTATTGAATATTTTCAACTCTGGAGTTAGAAAGAAGATGGTTGACCAAGTAAAACTAAAACGTATTATGAAAGAGACTCGCGGATGGCAAAAAGAAAGAATGGCTGCAATGCGAGCAAAGGACCAAGCAAAGATTGCAGAGTTGGGTAAAAAATCATCTTACATGAACAAAATGTCCATGGAGATGATGCAGATGAATATGAGACCTATGATGATTACTTTTGTTCCATTAATTTTGATATTTTATCTTGTATTACCTGCATTGTTCACTTACACTGTAGCTATATCCCCAATCCCTCTAAATGTAATTCCTGGTGATATGTTCCAACTAACATGTACTGCAGAACAAGCAGCAGATCCTGATCATGTTTGTGAAGTAGAAAATGCTCTTTATCTATGGGCTTGGTATTTCCTTTCATCAATTGCATTTAGTGGTATAATCATGAGACTCACAAAAACCTCAATGGATCTCAGTTGA
- a CDS encoding AAA family ATPase, producing MTKSIVISGPPAVGKTTVAKGLAEEFQLKYLSGGDVLKEMANEHGFDSKGDDWWDTEEGMKFLNQREQNPEFDKKLDEKLIGLFNQGGMVITSYTLPWLIKDGIRIWLEGSHESSTKRMQSRDSMSPEDAYEITKARFDKNKALYKKLYDFEFGEDKSVFDLIINTDNLTAQQVIDVTKETVRKLL from the coding sequence TTGACCAAATCTATTGTAATTTCTGGACCTCCTGCAGTAGGTAAAACAACTGTTGCTAAAGGATTAGCAGAAGAATTTCAATTAAAATATCTCAGTGGGGGAGATGTGCTAAAAGAAATGGCAAATGAACACGGGTTTGATTCTAAGGGTGATGACTGGTGGGATACTGAAGAAGGAATGAAATTCCTTAACCAGCGTGAACAAAATCCTGAATTTGATAAAAAACTAGATGAGAAATTAATTGGTCTTTTCAATCAAGGCGGAATGGTAATCACAAGTTACACTTTACCTTGGCTAATCAAAGATGGAATTAGAATTTGGTTAGAAGGGTCTCATGAGAGTAGTACGAAAAGAATGCAATCACGAGATAGCATGAGTCCTGAAGATGCATATGAAATTACTAAAGCAAGATTTGACAAGAATAAAGCATTGTACAAAAAACTGTATGATTTTGAATTTGGCGAGGACAAGTCTGTTTTTGATTTAATTATAAATACTGATAATTTAACAGCACAACAAGTAATTGATGTTACAAAAGAAACTGTGAGAAAATTACTATGA
- a CDS encoding RNA-guided pseudouridylation complex pseudouridine synthase subunit Cbf5 → MTLKQLENLIEIDQDITDDAYGTYYDKRTIEQLLNYGIILLDKPPGPTSHETVAWTKRLLKLPKIGHSGTLDPQVSGVLPLGLGEATKALGVLLYGPKEYHALGRVHSLPSKEKLKEIVEMFQGEIFQKPPQRSAVLRQTRTRTIYELEIIEQKERLLLTRILCEAGTYIRKLYYDIGEILGPGATMVELRRSRVDQFHEKDGLVTLHELADAFALWEEKKDDSKLMKMIKPVELALSELKSVVVRDSAIDAMCHGAQLAIPGILKISQNLKKGDIVGVYSQKGEAVALAEATMSEEEIRDAIKGYAFETKRIIMAPNTYPKKWRTKPTPPKD, encoded by the coding sequence ATGACGCTAAAACAACTTGAAAATCTAATAGAAATTGATCAGGACATTACTGATGATGCTTATGGGACATATTATGATAAAAGAACTATTGAACAATTACTAAACTATGGAATTATTCTTTTAGACAAACCACCAGGCCCTACAAGTCACGAAACTGTGGCATGGACAAAGCGTCTTTTGAAATTACCAAAAATTGGTCACAGTGGAACATTGGACCCACAAGTTTCTGGTGTTTTACCTTTGGGTTTGGGTGAGGCAACAAAAGCATTAGGTGTTTTACTTTATGGTCCAAAAGAATACCATGCACTAGGACGAGTTCATTCACTTCCATCAAAAGAAAAACTAAAAGAAATTGTTGAAATGTTTCAAGGTGAAATTTTCCAAAAACCTCCTCAACGTTCTGCAGTTCTTAGACAAACTAGAACAAGAACAATTTATGAATTAGAAATTATTGAACAAAAAGAAAGGTTGCTCTTAACGAGAATTTTGTGTGAAGCCGGAACTTACATTCGTAAACTCTACTATGATATTGGAGAAATATTGGGCCCTGGTGCAACTATGGTTGAACTTAGACGTAGCAGAGTTGATCAATTCCATGAAAAAGACGGATTGGTGACCTTGCATGAACTTGCAGATGCATTTGCTTTGTGGGAAGAGAAAAAAGATGATAGTAAATTGATGAAAATGATCAAACCAGTTGAATTAGCACTAAGTGAATTAAAATCTGTGGTTGTCCGTGATTCTGCAATTGATGCAATGTGCCATGGTGCACAACTTGCAATTCCTGGAATTTTGAAGATTTCTCAAAATTTGAAAAAGGGAGATATTGTTGGGGTATACTCACAAAAAGGAGAAGCTGTTGCTCTTGCTGAAGCAACAATGTCTGAAGAAGAAATTCGCGATGCCATTAAAGGATATGCTTTTGAAACAAAGAGGATCATTATGGCTCCAAATACATATCCCAAAAAATGGAGAACAAAACCAACTCCTCCAAAGGATTAA